The DNA segment CAGGGACCGAAATAGGAAGTGAGCCGATGCCTGACTCATTAAGTAAACCAGTATCCCAAACTGAAAGGCATGTTTCTCACCTCAAGCGTCTGAAGCTGGTGTCTGCTTAGAGGAAGAAAACAACTGTCATGCAGAAGaagtaaaagcaaaagcaagaccagaggcggcggcggcagcagcagcggcggcagcagGAGAGGCAGCAGCGACAGTAGCAACAGCATCCTGTCGTGTTAACGCAGTGGCTG comes from the Microtus pennsylvanicus isolate mMicPen1 chromosome 9, mMicPen1.hap1, whole genome shotgun sequence genome and includes:
- the LOC142857721 gene encoding uncharacterized protein LOC142857721 → MLLLLSLLPLLLPPLLLPPPPLVLLLLLLLLHDSCFLPLSRHQLQTLEVRNMPFSLGYWFT